The following coding sequences lie in one Apium graveolens cultivar Ventura chromosome 1, ASM990537v1, whole genome shotgun sequence genomic window:
- the LOC141711003 gene encoding uncharacterized protein LOC141711003: MRPDPKETLQLYLAVSDRTLGAVLMKNYEDNQHHVFYVSHVLKDAETRYPNAEKFAYGLVMAFQKLRHYFQGRTVQVVTSQPLKKILTRPEASGGVVAWSIELGEFDLEYVPRTTIKAQVLADFMVEHTFSGPKDLSPDEQLIRIPGKWKLFVDGSVAGKKCGADLILSSPEGCEICQAIRFDFPLTNNETEYEALLAGMKLARSLEAKHLKAFSDSMLVVKHFTGEYEQRDPRTKAYAAKVCDTSLSFETFELSLIGRENNSRVDALSRLASAETHNLTGSIYLTEAKMPSIEKKECLEIHQGSDWMTPLRNFLEKGILPPDRKDALKIRYRASNYTIINGRMYHRSASQPLLRCLNNEEQQQALEAVHEGICGKHLAGRSLAFKILRQGFF, from the coding sequence ATGAGGCCCGATCCGAAGGAAACTCTTCAACTTTATCTAGCTGTGTCCGACAGAACTCTGGGGGCCGTCCTTATGAAAAACTATGAAGATAATCAACATCATGTGTTCTACGTGTCCCATGTCCTCAAGGACGCAGAGACAAGGTACCCCAACGCTGAAAAATTCGCATATGGGTTGGTTATGGCCTTCCAAAAATTGCGGCATTATTTCCAAGGCCGGACGGTCCAAGTTGTCACCAGCCAACCTCTGAAGAAGATTTTGACTAGGCCCGAAGCCTCTGGGGGAGTCGTAGCATGGTCCATCGAACTCGGGGAATTTGATCTCGAATACGTTCCTCGAACGACAATTAAGGCCCAGGTTTTGGCCGACTTCATGGTTGAACACACATTCTCGGGCCCGAAGGATCTTTCACCTGATGAACAACTAATCCGGATCCCAGGAAAGTGGAAGCTTTTTGTAGATGGGTCGGTAGCCGGAAAAAAGTGTGGGGCCGACTTAATCCTCTCCAGCCCCGAAGGATGTGAGATATGCCAAGCCATAAGGTTTGACTTCCCTTTGACAAATAATGAGACCGAATATGAGGCCCTCCTCGCAGGCATGAAGCTGGCCCGAAGCCTTGAGGCGAAACACCTAAAGGCCTTCAGCGACTCTATGTTGGTCGTAAAACACTTCACGGGGGAGTATGAACAAAGGGATCCCCGAACGAAAGCCTATGCTGCCAAGGTATGTGATACTTCTTTATCATTTGAAACTTTTGAACTAAGTCTAATTGGCAGAGAGAACAATTCTAGGGTAGATGCCCTTTCCAGGCTAGCTTCGGCCGAGACACATAACTTAACTGGTTCTATTTACCTCACCGAAGCCAAGATGCCTTCGATCGAGAAGAAAGAATGTCTAGAAATTCACCAGGGGAGCGACTGGATGACCCCCCTCAGGAACTTTTTGGAAAAAGGCATTCTACCACCCGACCGAAAGGATGCACTGAAAATTAGATATAGAGCATCGAACTACACAATAATCAATGGGCGGATGTATCACCGATCAGCCAGTCAACCCCTTCTGCGCTGTTTGAACAACGAAGAACAGCAACAGGCTTTGGAGGCAGTGCACGAAGGAATTTGCGGCAAGCACCTGGCTGGTCGGTCGCTCGCCTTTAAAATTCTCCGACAGGGATTCTTCTAG